In Primulina eburnea isolate SZY01 chromosome 5, ASM2296580v1, whole genome shotgun sequence, a single window of DNA contains:
- the LOC140831728 gene encoding uncharacterized protein: MPLPMRIQPIDCREWSLGNHAGKAPVSKSRLKRLLDKQFNSVMKISSADKPATGTVTAADFEPSSACLDKMVQNFMEENSEKHLPPAAAAVKYGRCNCFNGSSNLSSEDEFDFFSDHSIVNSSSVDPSDTIKNLVPCATVAERNLLAETSKIVEKNKSCKRKDDLRKIVSDGLIALHYDASACKSKWEKSSSIPAGEYEYIDVIIDGERLLVDVDFRSEFEIARSTGVYETILRSLPYIFVGKSDRLLKIVSLTSEAARQSLKKKGMHIAPWRDTEYMKSKWFGPYTRMDMGRNDAVRGQEHHHPEVSDASNSEYEGSDLLSGENTTLDEESGASELMSPVKKVARPVAWQLPALRPKNFERRKRLVVTGLASLLEEKFRQ; this comes from the exons ATGCCTTTACCGATGAGAATTCAGCCGATCGATTGCAGAGAATGGTCGCTCGGAAATCACGCCGGGAAAGCGCCGGTGTCGAAATCTCGACTAAAACGGCTTCTTGACAAGCAATTCAATAGTGTTATGAAAATTTCATCGGCTGACAAGCCGGCTACTGGTACTGTCACTGCCGCTGATTTTGAGCCGAGCTCGGCCTGTTTGGATAAAATGGTTCAGAATTTCATGGAAGAGAACAGCGAGAAACACTTGCCGCCCGCCGCAGCTGCGGTGAAATATGGCCGTTGCAATTGCTTTAACGGCAGCAGCAACCTCAGCTCCGAAGACGAATTCGATTTCTTCTCCGATCATTCAATCGTTAATTCTTCTTCCGTCGATCCTTCCGATACTATTAAG AATTTGGTACCTTGTGCGACAGTGGCGGAGAGAAATTTATTGGCAGAAACTTCGAAAATCGTTGAGAAGAACAAAAGCTGCAAAAGGAAAGACGATTTGAGAAAAATCGTCTCCGATGGATTAATTGCTCTCCATTACGACGCCTCTGCTTGTAAATCGAAATGGGAAAAATCTTCCTCCATTCCAGCTG GTGAATATGAGTATATCGATGTGATTATCGACGGCGAGAGGTTGCTAGTCGACGTCGATTTCCGGTCGGAATTCGAGATCGCACGGTCCACTGGCGTTTACGAGACGATCCTGCGATCCTTACCGTACATTTTCGTCGGGAAATCCGATCGGCTCCTGAAGATCGTGTCGCTGACGTCGGAGGCGGCGCGCCAGAGCTTGAAGAAGAAAGGCATGCACATCGCTCCATGGCGGGACACCGAGTATATGAAATCTAAATGGTTCGGGCCTTACACGCGGATGGACATGGGTAGAAACGATGCCGTCCGGGGACAAGAACACCATCATCCGGAGGTTTCGGATGCTTCGAATAGTGAGTACGAGGGATCAGATTTGTTATCTGGAGAGAATACGACTTTGGATGAGGAGTCTGGTGCCAGTGAACTCATGTCACCAGTGAAGAAGGTGGCACGGCCGGTGGCGTGGCAGCTTCCGGCGCTGAGGCCGAAAAATTTTGAGAGGCGGAAGAGGTTGGTAGTCACCGGATTAGCTTCGCTGCTCGAGGAAAAATTCCGACAGTGA